The Virgibacillus sp. MSP4-1 genome has a segment encoding these proteins:
- a CDS encoding Na+/H+ antiporter subunit A, translated as MIYAVFAPLIITLFIPLFSKWKEKIHTGWFLLPVPFFIFLYFIQFAGENFTPASEVYPWIPSLDISIDFYLDGLSLLFVLLISGIGTLVVLYSIYYLHKSEQLKQFYIYLFLFMFSMLGVVLSDNVFVLYTFWEFTSLSSFLLIGFWHHREGSRYGALKSMLITVLGGFSLLAGIIMLSVITDTTSIQEMIAQTDVIVNHPFFPLLFVFLVLGAFTKSAQFPFHIWLPDAMEAPTPVSAYLHSATMVKAGIFLIARFSPILGQEPLFFGVITTVGLITLFWASFMAVRQTDLKGILAFSTVSQLGMIMAMLGFGTEAAIFAAVFHILNHATFKGSLFMIAGIVDHETGTRDIRKLGGLMTFMPISATLAVFGIFSMAGVPLPFLNGFYSKEEFLGSTVELNEYTGGFLGFLQEAVPFIAVIGSIFTFVYSMYFFFGTFRGKYQEQELEKKPHEAPVGMLIAPAILVLGVILIGLFPNAVNQPFLVHTAEAVFGGDIHTHELKFWHGFSPAFIMSLIIVGIGTILAVTRKKWSTVYNIFPRKGFNELYNFTVDSIENGSRKITNTYMTGSLRHYMAYILSTIFVISFIIMILSDGFAIDFTQTAPITIPEILVGLVMAIAAIATIFTTNRLAAIIIVGVVGYGLSILFVLYRAPDLALTQLIVETVSMALFLLCFKHLPEFKKLPGHPGVKSVNSLIAIGFGGLMTLIGISAHSTKLFSPISDYFLEQSVPQGGGHNVVNVILVDMRGLDTLFEITVLGIAALAIYGLIKLRHDKGAK; from the coding sequence ATGATTTATGCAGTTTTTGCCCCATTAATCATTACATTATTTATACCTTTATTCAGTAAATGGAAAGAAAAAATACATACAGGGTGGTTCCTTCTTCCTGTACCATTTTTCATTTTCCTCTATTTCATTCAATTCGCCGGTGAAAACTTCACACCTGCATCTGAAGTCTATCCATGGATTCCTTCTCTGGATATTTCCATTGACTTTTACCTTGATGGTTTGAGTCTATTATTTGTTTTATTGATTAGCGGTATTGGAACTCTTGTTGTTCTTTATTCCATTTACTACTTACATAAGTCAGAACAACTGAAGCAGTTTTATATCTATTTATTTCTGTTTATGTTCTCCATGCTCGGTGTCGTTCTTTCTGATAATGTTTTTGTTCTTTATACATTCTGGGAATTTACATCCCTTTCATCTTTCCTTCTGATCGGGTTTTGGCATCATCGTGAAGGGTCAAGGTATGGAGCACTCAAATCTATGCTGATTACGGTGTTAGGCGGATTTAGTCTATTGGCCGGAATCATTATGTTATCCGTCATAACTGATACAACAAGCATTCAGGAAATGATTGCACAGACCGATGTGATTGTAAACCATCCGTTCTTTCCACTTTTATTTGTGTTTCTTGTTCTTGGTGCTTTTACCAAATCAGCTCAGTTCCCATTCCATATCTGGCTGCCGGATGCAATGGAAGCTCCTACTCCAGTAAGTGCTTATCTGCATTCCGCTACAATGGTTAAGGCTGGTATTTTTCTAATTGCGCGTTTCTCACCAATCCTGGGCCAGGAGCCATTATTCTTTGGTGTTATTACTACCGTCGGCCTGATTACTCTGTTCTGGGCTTCCTTCATGGCTGTACGCCAGACAGATTTGAAGGGGATTCTGGCCTTTTCCACAGTCAGTCAGCTCGGTATGATTATGGCGATGCTTGGCTTTGGAACGGAAGCAGCGATATTTGCCGCTGTCTTTCATATTTTAAACCATGCCACCTTTAAAGGAAGCTTATTTATGATTGCGGGAATTGTAGATCATGAAACCGGAACGAGAGATATTCGTAAGTTAGGTGGACTTATGACCTTTATGCCCATTTCAGCAACACTAGCTGTATTTGGGATCTTTTCGATGGCCGGTGTTCCCCTCCCATTCCTGAACGGTTTTTACAGTAAAGAAGAATTTTTAGGGTCAACCGTAGAATTAAATGAATATACGGGCGGATTTCTCGGATTCTTACAGGAAGCCGTACCCTTTATTGCAGTAATAGGAAGTATTTTTACCTTTGTTTATTCTATGTATTTCTTCTTTGGAACCTTCAGAGGTAAATATCAAGAACAGGAGTTGGAAAAGAAACCGCATGAAGCACCTGTTGGTATGCTGATTGCTCCAGCTATTCTTGTATTAGGAGTTATCCTGATTGGTTTATTCCCAAATGCAGTGAACCAGCCTTTCCTGGTCCATACTGCTGAAGCTGTCTTTGGCGGAGACATTCATACGCATGAATTAAAGTTCTGGCATGGGTTCTCTCCAGCCTTTATTATGTCGTTGATTATTGTCGGGATCGGAACCATTCTTGCTGTAACACGAAAGAAATGGTCAACCGTTTATAACATTTTTCCACGTAAGGGATTTAATGAGCTCTATAACTTTACCGTGGATTCGATTGAGAATGGATCCAGGAAAATCACTAATACTTATATGACCGGATCCTTACGTCACTATATGGCCTATATATTAAGCACAATTTTTGTAATTAGTTTCATCATAATGATTCTGTCCGATGGTTTTGCCATTGATTTCACCCAGACAGCTCCGATTACCATACCGGAAATCCTGGTTGGGTTAGTTATGGCGATTGCGGCCATTGCGACTATATTTACAACCAATCGTTTAGCGGCCATTATTATAGTTGGAGTTGTAGGTTATGGGTTATCCATTCTATTTGTACTCTATCGGGCACCGGACTTAGCCCTTACTCAATTAATCGTAGAAACGGTATCCATGGCATTATTCCTGCTCTGTTTCAAGCATTTACCTGAATTTAAAAAACTTCCGGGCCACCCTGGTGTTAAATCTGTAAACAGTCTGATTGCCATTGGTTTTGGGGGGTTAATGACTTTAATTGGAATTAGTGCACACAGTACAAAGCTATTTAGTCCTATTTCTGATTACTTCTTAGAGCAGTCTGTTCCTCAGGGCGGAGGACACAACGTGGTCAATGTAATCCTCGTTGATATGCGTGGGCTTGATACGTTATTTGAAATTACCGTTTTAGGTATAGCAGCCCTTGCCATATATGGACTTATTAAATTACGGCATGACAAGGGGGCGAAATAA
- a CDS encoding Na(+)/H(+) antiporter subunit C: MEILMSILAGILFATAIYNLLQKQMLRIIIGTLLLSHGAHLFILTMGQLKTGKPPIIVEGVEQYTDPLPQALILTSIVISFGVTSLLLVLSYRASKLNGSDNMDELRGSEHE; the protein is encoded by the coding sequence ATGGAAATATTAATGTCAATTTTAGCTGGAATTCTTTTCGCAACCGCTATTTACAACCTGTTACAAAAACAAATGCTGCGAATTATCATAGGAACCCTTCTCCTGTCTCATGGTGCCCATCTATTCATTCTTACCATGGGACAACTGAAGACAGGGAAGCCGCCGATTATTGTGGAAGGGGTTGAGCAATATACCGATCCCTTGCCACAAGCACTTATTTTAACATCCATCGTTATTAGCTTTGGTGTAACCAGCTTGTTATTAGTGCTGAGCTATCGGGCATCCAAGCTTAACGGATCAGACAATATGGACGAATTAAGGGGAAGTGAACATGAGTAA